The Apostichopus japonicus isolate 1M-3 chromosome 20, ASM3797524v1, whole genome shotgun sequence nucleotide sequence CGACCTCCCTCCTATACCTTCTTCCCCATTCTCCTTCCTTACCTTCCTCCAAACCTCCCTATACCCTCCCACCCTAAGCGTACCTCCCTCCTTACCTCCCTCCTACCTTCTTCTCCATTCTCCTTCCTTAACTCCTTAAAACCTCCCTATCTAAATCCTACCTCAATCTCGACCGCCATCCCTACCTACCTACCACGACCCTCAACATGGGTCCCTCACTACCTTCCCTTCCTCCCTATACCGCATCACTACCGTATTGTTACATACCGGGTCCCTCTCATTAGTGAGTGTGAGATTCGAACCAGTGGCTAGTCACAATTGACTCTGTGATATTTGCACTACGTCATGGACATCCACATATATAAGCCTTAGTTGAAGGCTAATTTGTTTACATAGAGGTCTGTAGGTGACTACATAGTGATGGGGGAAAGTTTCTGCATCGCATTTCATTATTGTGCCAGTAGCATATAATGTCTCACAGACGGTTTTAAAAATAGGAATACAAATACCTCCTCTAAGTCTGTATACCCCACAGCAACTCAATACATCTTAGCACCGACCCATTCAGTGATCCAGCTAACATATTTCTTGCCTTCTCTGAAGGAGCCATCAGTCATTAATATGTGAATGTCATAGGCCATGGTAATATCCGTATTTTCATGCGCAAAAAAAAAGTGTAGCCATATACTAGAACTGTGTGTAAATGACCTTTTacctacttctttttttttttgaacagaTGTAAAATGGCGCACATCTACGATGAAGTTGTGTCACTGATATCTAAAGAACCTTCAAAGAGACCTGATCTAGAGATCGAGATGTTACTTCCGTGGTTCCTAAGTATGAGTGGACTCTTCAAAGCCCAGAGAACAGGTAATGGTCTATGTTATCAATTTATACTTCGCATGTCACGTGACGTTTACAGGGATTTTTGTTGCTCTCGTTATGTAGAGGAGTATTGTCTCAATATCTTTCCTGCGCAACTTTTCTGCATCATTATATAGACTAAATCCACAAGACGGCAATAATTTTTCAACACgaatgatatatatgatatatatgtatatatatatatatttgtatgtttgtgtgtgtgtgttatcaCTGGGAGCGGGTGGGATtgtataaattaaattttagtgacaaaattcagaactACAAATTTCGTTAAACAAAAAACCTACCATATCCATACATGCACATGCAGTAAAGAGTCCAATTGAATTCTGatgattttctttcttcccAAGTCTAGCAAATCCCACTTTTTTTTGCGAATACTCTATATCATGGCTATAGGTTGATACATCCATGTATTACAGGCATATATCATATTAAACCTTCCATCAAATGATTCGTTTTCGTTTCGAAAGAAATCTGAGAGCTCtaatataaactatataaatacatatatctattacatgttttgtatcatttattatatatatatatatcatgcttTTTTTTAACCTCTCGTGAACTTGGTTATTATCTTTGAAGTGATAGCAGGTTTCTTTATATAATGATTTCTTCAGCTCGTACCAGTAAGACGGTGTTCGAAGTTGCATGTAGTGCAACTTGATAACAACGCAAACAGCAGGGAGTTGCTCAAATGTTTAAAATCGAAGCTGGTATATGAATTGTATAGGATTCCTGTTTCGAATTCGAAAGTCCTCATTGCTCTGTTTTAATTCGTCTGTATTTTGAGTGGCTTACGAAAATCTCGACCTCGAAAATCGTCTAGAACCCCGCGTAACAATttacaatatgcaaatttatttaGATTAACTTTTAAACGCACAGGGGTGTACTTTTCGAATCCAGACTGACTCCACTGTTCTGTGTACTATCTccctatattttatacattatagtACTTTGCTGTTCCAATGCATGTTGAAAGGAAAACAGCATCgattaatttaatttgaaatttactTTCAGAGGTCGTTAAAGATATTCTGAGAAATTGCGAATTCCGATCTGTACCACCAGATTTAGCTATCATAACGCAGGGAGAACGGGGCGACAGGTATGTTGACCATCTTTCatcattacaatatatatatacaacatgcTGACTATATTACGTACTTGCTCTCCTTATATGTATTGAgcacatacatatgtatatatatatacatacacacacattatatatatatatatatatatatatatatatatatatatatatatatatccatcatAACAAAGGAGTGGGGTATAAGTGGGGTAAATGCTACCTAGTAACCactgttatttgtcattttgaaatGTACCATGTAAATGTCTCTTAAACCTCACTGAGGTGATGTGGAGAaaataaactgaactgaactgtgAGGACTTGTTATACTGCTTTCATTTTCCACAATGGCACAATTTTGACCACACAATTTTGACTGGAACCTTACGGtttatttcagaaatttcaagttttgacagTAATGTGTAACAAATGACCCAATTTATATGATGTAAAGTTGCATCAAGAAAATGAATCCCTAATTGTACGACTTACGTGCTACTTGGATGTTTTGTTCTTCTCTTACAGTTCTGCTCTATTCAGAAATAAGAGGCAGAGACGTATCTGACTATAGTTTATCTATTTTTGTCACAGCTTTTACATCATTTTGAGTGGCTCTGTTTCTATCTACATCAACCAGACATTAGAGGAACAAGGAAATGTAACTCGTTCGAAGACCAGTCCATGTGTACTAAACGGAACAGCGCCATCTTTAGATTGTAATGGCAACGTCATTTCCGATGACGACGTCACTGCTGATAACGTCATTGAGTCGAGTCAAAAGCGGACGTCGCAAACTGTCCTAGACAGGTCATCCTTTGGCGTACATATCAGGGACTTAGGTACAAATATAGCTTAAACATGGTCAATATTGAGACCAATATTACATGTATGCTAACTTATTAAATAGTGGTCACTCATCCTCAAACTGAAGAAGCATAATATGGGCGGGTATTGtgtgggtaggggggggggggtcagggaggaagaaggaaaaagaatggGAGAACCACACATATCCTTTCCATTAAGTCTGTTTGGCTTTTTCCCCACCACACGAAATCAACGCGGAAATGAGTAAGATACTCCAGCAATTACAAACTATAAATTTGGTTGTAAAAGTGTTTTCATGTATTTTCGATAAGGCAAACTAGTGAATTCTTAGGTGGGGATAGTGTAACCCAATGTAATATGAAATATTCGATGAAGAGCCTATTATTGTTAAGTATTTCTTTCTTCATGGAATTGGAAAGTACAGTAAATGAACTAGTAAATGTTCTGTCATTGATCTCCTAAGGTCCTGGAAAGAGTTTTGGAGAACTAGCACTAGTCCAAACAAACTCTATCCGTAATGCTTCCGTCATTAGTGAAAATGCTACGGATTTGATCGTCATCGACAGAGAACTTTACAACAGATCTCTCAAGGCAGCCCAAAAGCAGGAGGTGCAGGAAAAACTCGACTTTGTGAACTCTCATACTTTATATAGgtaagtaaagaaaatgtgataATGTTAATGTATCAAAGCTAAAACAAGCCTATTATGATTTTTGCCTATACACATATTTGCAATCCAACAAGAACAAAatctagaacagtgaaaaaaacttcactaCAACGGTATTCAAACCCTCGGCATCTGTTGTGTATACGGACACCGGTTATTCCCACTGTTTTATGGAGACTAGAGATGGTAATTTCCCAATGTTTCGAAGTCAGTACTGGGTTAAACGGGGTGAACACTTTCACTGaaggggttggggttggggatTGGGGGTGGAGAGCAACCTGTGTGCCGATCAGCGGCACGATCGAGAACCAGGTCGGTTCACTGGCAGCTTTATCACAGGTCTCCTCCTACATCACCTTAATGATAATACGAAAATGAGAATACACTTCATTTAACCCATTCCAACCAGGGCCCCTTAATTGACCCCGGACCAGATCTGTATCTCCCAACCCTCGACTGCCCCTATCGTCAGGCCTGGTTTCAAAGTAACGTAGTGTGGCAAATCCCTATGGAGACCACTAATGATTGATTACAATATACCTTGATTTTTAACATTGGGCAAATAGCTATATAGTGCTTCTTTAACATCATACCCAGTTGAAGTTTACTATGTGATGTTTTCTTTccattgcatattcattatgACGTACATGGGAGTGGTTCTACTCGTTAAGGCTATTAAGGTAGTTTTGAAACCACTTCCTTTCTCTTCGTAAGTTTAAAATTATGTTTGTTGCATAAAAGCGTACATATTCAATATTGTATGTATATCGagaaaaaactaaataaatgaaatgatgttgtatattatatgataatcTCATTACGGCttaaagtttccttttttttccatttctcaACATAGCAACTGGACAAAGAGACAACGTGCTGTTTTAACTATGAGCCTAATACGAAACAGTTATCAGTACGGTAACACCATAATACGACAGGGAAGTCCCACcaactcattaatatttataacgaAAGGTCAAGCTAAGGTTACGATGAATCCAGTACAACTAATACATCAGTATCCTTCCGTTTGTTCCTCACAAGACATTGATTTCGGTAAACGAATGAGGCAAGTTTACCAGAAAGTATTCaagggtatggggggggggggtgatgtggACGGGGTAGGGTGGGCGGGGGTTATTTAGAGGGTTAATACGTATGGTTTGTAGAAGacgttattttttttcattttctttttgcaaTTTCACTGAATTTTGCCCGAAAAGTTACTTCATAGATGTTCATAGCGCACACGATGATAGCCGAATGCATAGAGAGTGTGGATCGATCATAACCCTCCCATTCCCGGCATACCTTCAATAAATGATTTTTCAAATAAAGTGATTGATGCTCGGTGATATAACGGATGAAGTGACAAAGTGTGAACATGTACTATAACTTGTGAAACAGAGGCTAGAATTCCACAGAAAACGttgtactttaaaaaaaaaatggaccaGACTGGTATCTTTGTAATGATAGTGTGTACCCAAGTACATGACGGTATTGTTACCGAGATGACAAAACCATTGTGCACGAGAacagtctcccccccccctttttttttcttctggcagCCGCATGGATTAAAACAAATGATTGTGCTTGTCACGTAAGTTCTCCCGCCCCTGGAATATTATGATCATAAAAACATCATTTCCACTTTATTTTAATCCTCCGTATACTAGTGGTGAGAAGAAAAGAACTTATGCGACCTACCCGTGGAGAGTAGCGGGAAACTTGAATGAGCATGAAGGGGGTGGTGGACGGGGCATGATAGGAGGTGCTAAGGGTTAGATCAACCTTCTTCGGTCCTTTAATCGCATACTCTAGTTGACTGATGGCAATATcacttggggaggggggggggctatgggTTGATGTAAATGTGGCAGTATTATCTTAACGACTACCCGATTACACACTATCAACTTGCATTTTCTTGAATGGTGATTAATCATGTTTATTACACTTACTTTGCTAAACCTAGATATTTCAAGTTTGTCATTGTCATGTTTTACCGTTTTTATCAAAGATTTTACTGTATCTAACCCTTTTTTTCGCAGAACGAACCGTATTCATCGTTTCAAACACAGACGTCGCCATTTAACAAGTTACCCGAAGATTCGGGAGAAACACGGCAGTCATAAACATGTGTCGGATGTTTGTATCATAGGACCACCAGACTACGTCGGTGAGAGGTTATTTAATATACCTGCAATATTACAAATCATGAAAGTAGGACGGTTATGTGTAAGACTCGTATCGATAAGATTTAAAGGGCGGCTATGTGACGTGCGTGTATGTGTC carries:
- the LOC139961434 gene encoding uncharacterized protein gives rise to the protein MAHIYDEVVSLISKEPSKRPDLEIEMLLPWFLSMSGLFKAQRTEVVKDILRNCEFRSVPPDLAIITQGERGDSFYIILSGSVSIYINQTLEEQGNVTRSKTSPCVLNGTAPSLDCNGNVISDDDVTADNVIESSQKRTSQTVLDRSSFGVHIRDLGPGKSFGELALVQTNSIRNASVISENATDLIVIDRELYNRSLKAAQKQEVQEKLDFVNSHTLYSNWTKRQRAVLTMSLIRNSYQYGNTIIRQGSPTNSLIFITKGQAKVTMNPVQLIHQYPSVCSSQDIDFGKRMRTNRIHRFKHRRRHLTSYPKIREKHGSHKHVSDVCIIGPPDYVGEFEVLLRLPTYIQTVTCVEKVETFELDFTSFTRLIAKKNPNTYNHMHQLAEMKLASRVERFKKEQIRNPVLPQLLQKFIDVNSPFRFKVHMTSDLESDGYVHYPPWYHYRDKQRRFLHHRRREKEIKEKQEMNFRKTQQLLLHRQIQNLSLISNDSAGNAHSDTDSEILPVISPDSRININPASGLVKLPRRMYSLDETSPRSTSIGPGEIKWQRPRSFSLALPTKTPLLRTKGSLPIDVDERENGMALPKADAYFPEVTFTEKPRKMSEPTVDLHNTNRALFLPQSRPITSTLALSDKTKYD